A genomic segment from Gracilimonas sediminicola encodes:
- a CDS encoding TIGR03545 family protein, with amino-acid sequence MRIGGIITVLVLAGIGFAATYFITDEWVEGQIEYQGSILNEAKVELDGFDFSLWDLHIKWSRLQVANSNNTMQNTFETGETEFSMEFWPLILRNKVIVDDVRLTGFQMDTERETDGSFEIPEEVKNEEPGFVYSVVSQVTSEAKKNAEVKFTDVRDDLNVDSLMAKVNIQSVDKIDSLRQGIQQKYAKWDSTFKNTKVNEEVAKVRSTVESINPKEIKKPKQVVEAIENVQKLRKQVDSLKTRAEKLKKDFEQDYGTTRNDIDQVDNWIRDDYQRALSVAKLPDLDVQNIGKALFGQNLLGDYAAYLEYVAIAREYGSRLVGEEDSVQEIPRYEGLDYEFSDKYDYPGFWFKNIELSGKTKSDISISGTVTDISSSQKKTGQPVKFNVQGQDENEVALTVNGEFNYLEEEPRESFRVNYSGFTLSKARLSGSDLLPYELKTGTGELNVEMSIIDKRIDSRIDYIAKNISFDFAAAGKPKNRVETLIRNAIGSTNQVDVTALVDNVDGPLRVRVRSNVDDLFMNALKKTVSQEVENAKRKIRAEVQKQVAGKKQQLEKLKAEKEAELRKRYEELQAKVDEQLQVVEEKKKELEERKKELEDSLKDKIKDKIGIDF; translated from the coding sequence ATGAGAATAGGCGGAATAATTACGGTTTTAGTACTGGCGGGCATTGGATTTGCCGCAACTTATTTCATTACCGATGAGTGGGTGGAAGGGCAAATTGAATACCAGGGTAGCATATTGAATGAAGCCAAAGTAGAGCTGGATGGTTTTGATTTCAGCTTGTGGGATCTCCACATAAAATGGAGCCGTTTGCAGGTGGCCAACTCCAACAACACCATGCAAAACACCTTCGAAACCGGGGAAACAGAGTTTAGCATGGAGTTCTGGCCTCTTATTCTCCGCAACAAAGTAATTGTAGATGACGTGAGGCTGACAGGCTTTCAGATGGACACGGAACGCGAAACGGATGGTTCGTTTGAAATACCGGAGGAAGTTAAGAATGAAGAGCCGGGATTTGTGTACAGTGTGGTTAGTCAGGTGACCAGCGAGGCAAAAAAGAATGCCGAAGTTAAATTTACGGATGTTCGGGACGACCTGAATGTGGACAGCCTGATGGCAAAGGTGAATATTCAATCCGTTGATAAAATTGATTCGCTAAGGCAGGGAATTCAGCAGAAGTATGCCAAATGGGACAGTACCTTTAAGAATACAAAGGTGAATGAAGAGGTTGCCAAAGTTCGGAGTACGGTTGAATCCATCAACCCAAAAGAAATTAAAAAGCCCAAGCAGGTGGTAGAGGCCATTGAAAATGTACAAAAGCTTCGAAAACAGGTAGATTCACTGAAAACCCGTGCCGAAAAACTGAAGAAAGACTTTGAACAGGATTATGGAACTACCCGAAATGATATTGACCAGGTAGATAATTGGATCAGGGATGATTACCAGCGGGCTCTCAGTGTAGCTAAATTACCGGATCTGGACGTTCAGAATATTGGGAAAGCCTTATTTGGTCAAAATTTGTTAGGTGACTATGCCGCTTATCTTGAATACGTAGCTATTGCCCGGGAGTATGGAAGCCGGTTGGTTGGGGAAGAGGATTCGGTGCAGGAAATCCCAAGATATGAGGGGCTGGATTACGAGTTTTCGGATAAATATGATTATCCGGGATTCTGGTTTAAAAACATTGAACTGTCCGGTAAAACAAAATCGGATATCTCAATTTCAGGCACGGTAACCGATATCAGCAGCAGCCAGAAAAAGACCGGTCAGCCGGTGAAGTTTAATGTGCAGGGGCAGGATGAGAATGAGGTTGCATTGACGGTAAACGGCGAGTTTAATTATCTGGAAGAAGAACCGCGCGAAAGCTTTAGGGTGAATTATTCCGGCTTTACCCTATCCAAAGCAAGGTTGTCCGGCTCTGATTTGTTGCCGTATGAACTGAAAACCGGAACGGGTGAACTGAATGTTGAGATGAGCATCATTGACAAGCGGATTGACAGCCGCATCGATTATATCGCCAAAAATATCAGCTTTGATTTTGCTGCTGCTGGAAAACCCAAGAACCGGGTGGAAACCCTGATCCGTAATGCCATTGGAAGTACCAATCAGGTTGATGTTACGGCACTGGTAGATAATGTGGACGGTCCGTTGCGGGTACGGGTGCGATCCAATGTGGATGATTTATTCATGAATGCACTGAAGAAAACGGTAAGCCAGGAAGTGGAAAACGCGAAGCGTAAAATCAGGGCGGAAGTGCAGAAGCAGGTTGCCGGTAAAAAGCAGCAGCTGGAAAAGCTTAAAGCCGAAAAAGAGGCCGAGCTGCGCAAACGCTACGAAGAACTTCAGGCCAAAGTAGATGAGCAGTTGCAAGTTGTGGAAGAGAAAAAGAAAGAGCTGGAAGAGCGCAAGAAAGAATTAGAAGATTCGCTGAAGGACAAAATCAAAGACAAGATTGGGATTGATTTCTAA
- a CDS encoding endonuclease, with amino-acid sequence MAYPNSITQKAAALIFVFSLLFSTSAFSQSCPTQGTQIFPELSGQELLDALVQEYGTTDNINYDNARDILYSEIDNKNDSLTTIYTGYRIYLDPNNDPSTDAFEKDVNAEHSWPQSKGASTEPARSDMHHLFPAYSRANSARGNHPFYEIPDQETDTWWRLDQDLSNPDGNVVDEYSEYRDSHPNTSYSASWEPRESVKGDIARAVFYFYTMYKTQADNADPIFFEIQKDFLRNWNSVDAVSTTEYERTCAIADIQGNEVNPFVIDPSLVERAYFEGEISQTNVEFSASVLNFSEGDGAIEIELSITNPNADTATTVDVVYSGGTATSGDDFQAFSSQSVTFPAGSLDRQSVTLTLIDDDLEEGDETISLGLENVSGPQQAVIGSANSTEITIRDNDGETPSAAWINEMHYDNDGGDQGEFVEIAVNSEFADLTDVTLSLYNGNGGSVYATYSGNDFTAGDTENGISIFYVDLPVNGLQNGSPDGMSLDIGGELIQFLSYEGTFTAVDGPAQDVESTDIGVEQPGNSSVGSSLSLEGTGSAYKDFSWAFTESNTKGSVNTNQTFETPTSNEDENPAIADDFKLHQNYPNPFNPTTNISYELKNAVDVTLSVYNVLGQKVVTLVDGMKSAGSHMATFDASGLSSGVYFYQLRAGEVTFTQKMLLSK; translated from the coding sequence ATGGCATACCCAAATTCCATCACCCAAAAAGCAGCGGCTTTAATCTTTGTGTTTTCACTGCTTTTCTCCACCTCCGCATTTTCTCAAAGTTGTCCGACACAAGGCACTCAGATTTTTCCTGAACTCTCCGGTCAGGAACTGCTGGATGCATTGGTACAGGAATACGGAACCACGGATAACATCAATTATGATAACGCCCGGGATATCCTCTATTCTGAAATTGATAATAAGAATGATTCTTTGACCACGATTTATACCGGCTATAGAATCTATCTCGATCCCAATAACGATCCAAGTACGGATGCTTTTGAAAAAGACGTAAACGCAGAACACAGCTGGCCGCAAAGTAAGGGAGCTTCAACTGAGCCTGCTCGTTCCGATATGCATCATCTTTTTCCGGCCTATTCCCGCGCCAACAGCGCCCGCGGAAATCACCCTTTTTATGAAATTCCGGATCAGGAAACCGATACCTGGTGGCGTCTTGATCAGGATCTTTCCAATCCTGATGGCAATGTAGTTGATGAATACAGCGAGTATAGGGATTCACACCCTAACACTTCCTATTCGGCCAGCTGGGAACCCCGCGAAAGCGTAAAAGGTGATATTGCCCGTGCCGTTTTCTACTTCTATACCATGTACAAAACCCAGGCCGACAATGCCGACCCTATTTTCTTTGAAATTCAGAAAGATTTTCTCCGCAACTGGAATTCTGTGGACGCGGTTTCAACCACGGAATACGAGCGGACGTGTGCCATCGCGGATATACAAGGGAATGAAGTGAATCCATTTGTGATTGACCCATCCTTGGTAGAGCGCGCTTATTTTGAAGGTGAAATCAGTCAGACTAACGTGGAGTTTTCAGCTTCTGTTTTGAACTTCAGTGAAGGAGACGGAGCCATAGAAATCGAGCTTTCCATCACTAACCCAAATGCAGATACAGCCACTACGGTGGATGTGGTTTACTCGGGTGGAACCGCTACATCCGGCGATGACTTCCAGGCCTTTAGCAGCCAAAGCGTAACCTTCCCGGCCGGATCCTTAGACCGACAATCGGTGACCCTCACCTTAATTGATGATGACCTGGAAGAAGGAGACGAAACCATTTCATTGGGATTAGAAAACGTTTCCGGGCCACAACAAGCGGTGATTGGGTCTGCGAACTCCACTGAGATTACCATTCGGGATAATGATGGAGAAACACCCTCAGCTGCTTGGATAAATGAAATGCATTATGATAATGACGGCGGTGATCAGGGGGAATTTGTAGAAATTGCGGTAAATTCGGAATTCGCTGACCTCACTGATGTTACGCTAAGCCTGTACAATGGGAACGGCGGCTCCGTTTATGCCACCTACTCCGGCAACGACTTTACCGCCGGTGATACTGAAAACGGTATTTCCATTTTCTATGTGGATCTTCCGGTAAACGGATTACAAAACGGCAGCCCGGATGGCATGAGCCTGGATATTGGCGGCGAACTCATTCAGTTTCTTTCTTATGAAGGAACTTTTACTGCGGTTGACGGCCCTGCCCAGGATGTGGAAAGTACGGACATTGGGGTGGAACAGCCCGGCAACAGCTCTGTGGGCAGTTCACTTTCTCTTGAAGGAACCGGTTCAGCATACAAGGACTTTAGCTGGGCATTCACCGAATCTAACACTAAAGGCTCAGTGAACACCAATCAGACCTTTGAAACTCCTACATCCAACGAAGACGAAAATCCTGCGATTGCCGACGATTTCAAACTTCACCAAAACTACCCAAATCCGTTTAACCCAACCACCAACATTAGTTATGAGTTAAAAAATGCGGTTGATGTTACCCTGTCCGTTTATAATGTACTTGGACAAAAAGTTGTGACTTTGGTAGATGGCATGAAAAGTGCCGGTTCACATATGGCCACGTTTGATGCTTCCGGTTTATCCAGCGGAGTGTATTTCTATCAGCTGAGAGCCGGTGAAGTTACCTTCACACAGAAGATGTTGCTATCTAAATAA
- a CDS encoding FAD-dependent oxidoreductase, which produces MSKPIIFVIDDDAQVLRAVTRDLRNKYRSEYRIMSTDSCREALETLPELKKKGETVALFLSDQRMPEMMGVEFLEKARQTYPDAKRVLLTAYSDMEAAIKAINDVQLDYYLLKPWDPPEEKLYPVLDDQLDEWLADFKPEFHGIRLVGYQYSPKSHAVKDYLSGNLIPYRWLDIETNDKARELLDDYEINTNDLPAIFFEDGSHFTEPSPKTIAEKLGRNPTANETIYDVAIIGAGPAGLAAAVYGGSEGLKTLLIEKRAPGGQAGTSSRIENYLGFPKGLSGSDLARRAITQAKRFGVEFLSPQEVVDISLTDQYKTVKMADGSEINAKAVVVTTGVNYRKLESKGISDFTGAGIYYGAAMTEAHAFKDKQVYIVGGGNSAGQAAMYLSTFAKDVKILIRGESLVSSMSSYLIHQLNDTENIEVIAHTEVEEACGDGKLEKLVLFNNQKDDHRDVEADGLFIFIGARPYTDWIKADVIKSKRGFIETGRDLQRYDNFRKTWKLDRQPFLLETCSPGIFAAGDVRAGAMNRVASAVGEGSMAIKYVHEYLADSNT; this is translated from the coding sequence ATGAGTAAACCAATAATTTTTGTAATTGATGATGATGCCCAGGTCCTTCGTGCGGTGACCAGAGATTTGCGCAACAAATACCGCAGTGAGTATCGGATTATGAGTACTGATTCTTGCAGAGAAGCACTGGAGACGTTGCCTGAGCTGAAGAAAAAGGGTGAAACAGTGGCACTCTTTCTCAGCGATCAGCGCATGCCGGAGATGATGGGAGTCGAGTTTCTGGAAAAGGCCAGGCAAACCTACCCCGATGCCAAGCGCGTGTTACTGACTGCTTATTCCGATATGGAAGCCGCTATCAAAGCCATCAACGATGTGCAGCTGGATTATTATTTATTGAAACCCTGGGATCCTCCCGAAGAAAAACTTTACCCCGTTCTGGATGACCAACTGGATGAATGGCTGGCTGATTTCAAACCGGAATTTCATGGAATACGACTGGTGGGCTATCAGTACTCGCCAAAGTCTCATGCTGTCAAAGACTACCTTTCCGGAAATCTGATTCCCTACCGCTGGCTCGATATCGAAACCAATGATAAAGCCCGGGAACTTCTGGATGATTACGAAATCAATACCAACGACCTCCCTGCTATCTTTTTTGAAGATGGAAGTCATTTTACCGAACCCTCCCCTAAAACCATTGCTGAGAAGCTGGGAAGAAATCCCACCGCAAATGAAACCATTTATGACGTAGCTATCATTGGTGCCGGTCCTGCCGGACTTGCCGCCGCCGTTTACGGAGGTTCGGAAGGACTGAAAACGCTGCTTATCGAAAAGCGGGCGCCGGGCGGGCAGGCGGGAACAAGCTCGCGGATCGAAAATTATCTCGGATTCCCAAAAGGACTGAGTGGATCTGATTTAGCCCGTCGTGCCATCACCCAGGCGAAACGTTTCGGCGTTGAGTTTTTATCTCCGCAGGAAGTGGTTGACATCTCACTCACCGATCAATACAAAACCGTAAAAATGGCGGACGGTTCTGAGATTAATGCCAAGGCGGTGGTGGTTACCACCGGGGTTAATTACCGAAAGCTGGAAAGTAAAGGGATTTCCGATTTTACGGGCGCCGGGATTTATTATGGGGCAGCCATGACGGAAGCCCATGCTTTCAAGGATAAGCAGGTTTATATCGTAGGCGGTGGGAACTCAGCAGGGCAAGCTGCTATGTATTTATCCACTTTTGCAAAAGACGTGAAGATTTTGATTCGCGGAGAATCGTTGGTTTCAAGCATGTCTTCGTACCTTATACATCAGCTTAATGATACGGAAAACATCGAAGTGATAGCCCACACCGAAGTGGAAGAAGCCTGTGGTGATGGAAAGCTTGAGAAGTTGGTGTTGTTCAATAATCAGAAAGACGACCACAGAGATGTAGAGGCAGATGGACTCTTCATTTTTATCGGTGCCCGGCCCTATACCGACTGGATCAAAGCGGATGTTATTAAAAGTAAACGCGGATTTATTGAAACCGGGAGAGATCTGCAGCGATACGATAATTTTAGAAAAACATGGAAGCTGGACCGGCAGCCATTTCTGTTAGAAACTTGCTCACCCGGCATTTTTGCGGCCGGTGATGTGCGTGCCGGAGCCATGAATCGTGTGGCCTCTGCTGTGGGGGAAGGTTCCATGGCCATCAAATATGTTCATGAATACCTGGCGGATTCAAATACCTGA
- a CDS encoding sensor histidine kinase codes for MDDYIVKGIQSFPQFSEVPEDEIREYVRLSEVCTYQPDEVIVKPGDEINKMYLLLEGNIRLQLKRGDQFTVIDTFEAGDLTGKLPFSRLQSSLAYVTVIEESTVLITHEDKFPEIASHYQLIESFVHALSDRIRHFTTQQQQNEKLLALGKLSAGLAHELNNPASAMVRSATSLKANLHAKPEKFKGMMELKLSEEQVDAINKVIFNKLNAEIPSLSLMERTSLEDDLADWMEDHGIEETYELAETFAEHGFNVESLEQIKDIGDEAMLTPVFKWIEDVFVTEKMIAEVEDASRRISDLVSSVKTYSHMDQANEKQPVELEKLLKSTLSILNHQIKEKQVSVELNIPDDLPEFCGFVSELNQVWMNLLDNAVDAIEKEGRIEISAEAKNGDLRIYFKDNGAGIPEDIHTKIFDPFFTTKGIGEGTGLGLDFVRKIVNKHNGTITVQSKPGETIFELCFPLK; via the coding sequence ATGGACGACTATATCGTAAAAGGTATTCAATCGTTTCCTCAGTTTTCCGAGGTTCCGGAAGACGAGATTCGGGAGTATGTTCGGTTGTCGGAAGTGTGCACTTACCAACCGGATGAGGTGATTGTAAAGCCCGGTGACGAAATCAACAAGATGTACCTGCTGCTTGAAGGAAACATTCGGCTGCAGCTTAAGCGTGGAGACCAATTTACCGTTATCGATACTTTTGAAGCCGGCGACCTCACCGGAAAGCTTCCCTTTTCAAGACTTCAATCGTCTCTGGCTTATGTAACTGTAATAGAGGAATCGACTGTTTTAATCACCCACGAAGATAAATTCCCTGAAATCGCTTCTCATTATCAGCTAATCGAATCTTTTGTACATGCCCTCTCCGATCGTATTCGTCATTTCACTACCCAGCAGCAACAAAACGAGAAATTACTGGCCCTGGGTAAACTATCTGCCGGTTTAGCCCATGAGCTGAATAATCCCGCTTCGGCTATGGTCAGAAGCGCTACTTCCCTGAAAGCAAACCTTCACGCCAAACCCGAAAAGTTTAAAGGCATGATGGAGCTCAAACTTTCAGAAGAGCAAGTGGATGCCATAAACAAGGTGATTTTCAATAAGCTGAATGCTGAGATTCCCTCCCTTTCTTTGATGGAACGAACATCGCTTGAAGATGACCTGGCTGATTGGATGGAAGACCACGGCATTGAAGAAACCTATGAACTGGCAGAAACATTTGCTGAACACGGGTTCAATGTAGAGTCTCTTGAACAAATCAAAGACATCGGTGATGAAGCCATGCTCACTCCGGTTTTTAAATGGATTGAAGATGTGTTTGTTACCGAAAAGATGATTGCTGAGGTTGAGGATGCATCACGTCGCATTTCTGACCTTGTTTCTTCGGTGAAAACCTATTCGCATATGGATCAGGCAAATGAGAAGCAGCCGGTTGAACTGGAAAAGTTACTGAAAAGCACGCTCAGCATTTTAAATCATCAAATAAAAGAAAAACAGGTGTCGGTAGAATTAAACATACCCGATGATTTACCGGAGTTTTGTGGGTTTGTGAGTGAATTGAATCAGGTATGGATGAACCTGCTCGACAACGCCGTTGATGCGATAGAGAAAGAAGGGCGTATCGAGATTTCTGCTGAGGCCAAAAACGGAGACCTTAGAATTTATTTTAAAGACAATGGGGCCGGCATCCCGGAGGACATTCATACCAAAATTTTCGATCCTTTTTTTACAACCAAAGGTATAGGAGAAGGAACCGGCCTCGGTCTCGATTTTGTCCGTAAAATTGTAAATAAGCACAACGGCACCATCACCGTACAATCCAAACCCGGCGAAACCATCTTCGAACTCTGTTTTCCACTTAAATAA
- a CDS encoding UBP-type zinc finger domain-containing protein has product MACSHKNTIKVTNTSEDVCPDCVEQGSSWVHLRMCMICGYVGCCDSSPNKHARAHFEESHHPIIRSVEPGEEWRWCYIDELYMRP; this is encoded by the coding sequence ATGGCTTGCTCCCACAAAAATACGATCAAAGTTACAAATACCTCGGAAGATGTGTGCCCGGATTGTGTAGAGCAGGGCAGTTCGTGGGTTCACCTGCGCATGTGCATGATTTGTGGCTATGTGGGCTGCTGCGATTCATCCCCAAACAAACACGCCCGAGCTCATTTCGAGGAATCTCATCATCCCATCATCCGCTCTGTCGAACCCGGTGAAGAATGGCGCTGGTGTTATATCGATGAACTATACATGAGGCCCTGA
- a CDS encoding DsbA family protein: MSDLYAEISEDDYMLGNPDAKLTLLEYGDYECPYSRLGYRFSQMLLKKYKQELRFVFRNFPLRKKHPNAQLAAEAALCAGAQDRFWEMHNLLFKHNRTLSETRILEFAEDIGLDLYRFKVNLATNEFAGRVTADFRGGVKSGVDDTPTFFVNGERYSGELDYNQLKAFVDTFLN; the protein is encoded by the coding sequence ATGAGCGATTTATATGCTGAAATATCAGAGGATGACTATATGCTGGGTAACCCGGATGCAAAACTCACACTGCTCGAATACGGTGACTATGAGTGCCCATACAGCCGGCTGGGATATCGTTTTTCGCAGATGTTGCTGAAGAAGTACAAGCAGGAGCTGAGGTTTGTATTCCGAAATTTCCCGCTTCGCAAAAAACACCCGAATGCTCAGTTAGCAGCTGAGGCGGCTTTGTGCGCCGGTGCTCAGGATCGGTTCTGGGAGATGCACAACCTGCTTTTTAAACACAACCGAACGCTGAGTGAAACCAGAATTCTTGAATTTGCGGAAGATATCGGGCTCGATCTATATCGCTTTAAGGTAAACCTGGCGACCAATGAATTTGCCGGTCGGGTTACCGCTGATTTCCGGGGAGGTGTTAAAAGTGGCGTTGACGACACTCCTACTTTTTTTGTGAACGGGGAGCGATATTCCGGTGAATTGGATTATAATCAATTGAAGGCTTTTGTTGATACTTTCCTGAACTAA
- a CDS encoding cation:proton antiporter family protein, translating to MEILWLAAAYVLGMAVSRLKLPPLVGFLGAGIILSLFGFETTDTLHEIGHLGVLFLLFTVGLHLRLKSILRPEVLGAGGIHLALTAGVFGLIASLFGYELVEAVIIGILLGFSSTVLAAKSLEDRGELGAFHARVSIGILILQDIVAIALLALTGGGVPSIWGLALLALPLFRPLLIKALIASGHDELQLLFALILAIGGGALFEVLGLSSELGALVAGALLSGHKLADELTHKLWGLKEAFLVGFFLEVGLAGLPGYNELIFCVVILALLPIKSILYFFLLVGFKLRSRNSFLVTTTLTSYSEFTLIAGIVAVSGGFIPETVVTSFALLVAVSYAINAPLSANVNALWSRFELSLLKYERDVKHPGQQVVSLGSANYLVVGMGQAGSSAYEYMKYYGHKVIGMDADPAKLEENIQSKRRVVYGDARDPELWENINLENIKAIMLAIPNPGTKVEATKLLRQYGYKGDVVALTMRSDEHKALREAGATAVCLPMSQAGKKLAELSLEEGPSESTSLNLTFDR from the coding sequence ATGGAAATTCTTTGGCTGGCAGCAGCCTATGTTCTGGGGATGGCTGTATCGCGACTTAAGTTGCCGCCACTGGTCGGTTTTCTCGGTGCCGGTATTATTCTCTCTCTTTTCGGATTTGAAACCACCGACACCCTTCACGAGATCGGGCATCTCGGGGTTTTATTTCTACTGTTTACGGTAGGTCTTCACCTGCGGCTTAAAAGTATTCTACGACCGGAAGTGTTGGGCGCGGGTGGCATCCATCTTGCCTTAACCGCAGGTGTATTCGGACTGATTGCCTCCCTGTTCGGATACGAGCTTGTTGAGGCTGTCATAATTGGTATCCTTTTGGGCTTTTCGAGTACGGTGCTGGCCGCCAAATCCCTGGAAGACCGAGGCGAACTCGGCGCTTTCCACGCCCGTGTCTCTATCGGTATTTTGATTTTGCAGGATATTGTAGCTATCGCTTTGCTGGCTTTAACTGGTGGCGGCGTGCCTTCCATATGGGGCTTGGCTCTGCTTGCTCTGCCCCTTTTCCGCCCGCTGTTAATTAAAGCCCTAATTGCGAGCGGACATGATGAACTTCAGCTTTTATTCGCCTTAATTTTAGCCATCGGCGGCGGTGCTCTTTTTGAAGTATTGGGACTTTCATCCGAACTGGGAGCTTTAGTGGCAGGAGCCCTGCTTTCCGGCCATAAACTTGCTGATGAACTCACCCACAAACTTTGGGGACTCAAAGAGGCCTTTCTGGTTGGATTCTTTCTGGAAGTGGGCCTTGCAGGATTACCGGGTTATAACGAACTGATATTCTGCGTGGTGATTTTAGCCTTACTCCCCATCAAATCCATCCTCTACTTCTTTTTGCTGGTGGGATTCAAACTGCGATCCAGAAACTCCTTTCTGGTCACCACCACGCTCACTTCTTACAGCGAGTTCACCCTCATAGCCGGAATTGTAGCCGTTTCTGGTGGCTTCATCCCGGAAACCGTTGTTACCAGCTTTGCCTTGCTTGTGGCGGTTTCTTATGCCATCAACGCTCCGCTTTCTGCAAATGTGAATGCGCTTTGGAGTCGGTTTGAGCTTTCCCTGCTGAAGTACGAACGGGATGTCAAGCATCCGGGGCAGCAGGTTGTCTCACTTGGTAGTGCGAATTACCTGGTGGTTGGAATGGGGCAGGCCGGTTCATCCGCTTATGAGTACATGAAATATTACGGCCACAAAGTAATTGGTATGGATGCGGATCCGGCCAAGCTGGAAGAAAATATTCAAAGCAAAAGACGGGTAGTGTATGGTGATGCCCGCGATCCCGAATTATGGGAGAACATCAATCTTGAAAATATTAAAGCCATCATGCTGGCTATCCCAAACCCGGGCACTAAAGTGGAAGCCACAAAATTGCTCCGCCAATATGGCTATAAGGGAGATGTTGTAGCCCTGACCATGCGAAGTGACGAACATAAAGCCCTTAGAGAAGCCGGGGCTACAGCTGTTTGTCTGCCGATGTCTCAGGCCGGAAAAAAATTAGCTGAGCTCAGCCTCGAAGAAGGCCCATCCGAAAGCACTTCGCTTAACCTGACTTTTGACCGATGA
- a CDS encoding alpha/beta hydrolase → MSLFRVTEDTNFEGPHQNTLVAETGVPSSEADYAMIMIHGRGASAPSILDLSSAFETDKKITYRAPQANGHTWYPYSFMAPTDRNEPGLSSGLQKIHDIIEELESDGISKDRIFLLGFSQGACLASEFIARHPAKYAGLIALSGGVIGESVDFDQYTGDLQKTPAFLGCSDVDPHIPKERVNETEELLKQLGADVTKKLYPGMGHLVNEDEIKHINALLNSK, encoded by the coding sequence ATGAGTTTATTCCGCGTAACAGAAGACACAAATTTCGAAGGTCCTCATCAAAACACACTCGTAGCTGAAACCGGAGTTCCTTCTTCAGAGGCCGATTACGCCATGATTATGATTCACGGCCGTGGAGCCAGCGCTCCCAGCATACTCGACCTGAGTTCCGCATTCGAAACCGATAAAAAAATCACCTATCGGGCACCTCAGGCAAACGGGCATACCTGGTATCCTTATTCCTTTATGGCCCCAACCGACAGGAACGAGCCCGGCCTGTCTTCCGGCCTTCAGAAAATTCATGACATCATTGAGGAACTCGAGTCGGATGGCATCTCAAAAGACCGAATCTTTCTTCTGGGATTTTCTCAGGGTGCATGCCTTGCTTCTGAGTTTATAGCGCGTCACCCTGCAAAGTATGCCGGCTTGATTGCATTGAGTGGAGGTGTGATCGGCGAATCTGTCGATTTCGACCAATATACAGGCGACCTTCAAAAAACCCCGGCTTTTTTAGGCTGCAGTGATGTTGATCCACATATCCCCAAAGAACGCGTTAATGAGACCGAAGAACTTCTAAAGCAGTTGGGCGCAGATGTCACCAAAAAACTATACCCGGGCATGGGACACCTTGTGAATGAAGATGAGATCAAGCATATTAATGCCTTATTAAATTCAAAATGA
- a CDS encoding VOC family protein: MKHQKGIHHITALAGDAQRNAEFYTQVLGMRLVKKSVNQDDPGTYHLFYGNQSANPGSSLTFFPWPNAVQGKAGTGEVVNVALQVPEGTQDYWESRLTDHGVDYTMEDIFGRTALRFSDPDGMELDLVFEGQAKEKVENVDYIVHFDKTIQGFWGARMYLTEREHTEKLLNELFEFEQVANEGNLYLYQTDAEIGHSVIIEVADAPIHGQNGRGIVHHIAFRTENKEELDQLREQVDKRGLHPTQIIDRHWFNSVYYRVPAGVLFEMASDDPGYTVDEEFEHLGEHLILPPWLENKRDRIEEILPGIRVPSKATS, translated from the coding sequence ATGAAACATCAGAAAGGAATACATCACATTACAGCATTGGCCGGAGATGCTCAGCGCAATGCCGAATTTTATACGCAGGTTTTGGGGATGCGGCTGGTAAAGAAATCGGTGAATCAGGATGACCCCGGTACCTATCATTTGTTTTATGGAAATCAGTCTGCCAATCCGGGTTCAAGTTTAACCTTCTTCCCATGGCCGAATGCCGTTCAGGGCAAAGCCGGAACCGGTGAAGTTGTGAATGTGGCACTACAGGTTCCTGAAGGAACACAAGATTACTGGGAATCTCGCCTCACTGATCACGGTGTTGATTATACAATGGAAGATATTTTCGGAAGAACCGCACTTCGTTTCAGCGATCCCGACGGCATGGAACTGGATCTGGTGTTTGAAGGACAGGCAAAAGAAAAAGTGGAGAATGTGGATTATATCGTTCACTTCGACAAAACCATTCAGGGATTCTGGGGAGCGCGCATGTACCTGACTGAGCGTGAGCACACCGAAAAGCTCCTTAATGAGTTATTCGAGTTCGAGCAAGTGGCGAATGAAGGCAACCTATATTTATATCAAACCGATGCTGAAATTGGGCATTCGGTGATTATCGAAGTCGCTGATGCTCCTATTCACGGACAAAATGGACGGGGTATCGTCCACCATATCGCTTTCCGGACTGAGAATAAGGAAGAACTGGATCAACTTCGCGAACAAGTAGATAAGCGCGGGCTTCACCCAACTCAAATTATCGACCGTCACTGGTTTAATTCTGTGTACTACAGAGTTCCGGCCGGCGTGCTTTTTGAGATGGCTTCTGATGATCCCGGTTACACCGTAGACGAAGAATTTGAACACCTGGGAGAACACCTGATTCTTCCCCCGTGGTTAGAAAACAAACGGGACCGGATTGAAGAAATCCTGCCCGGGATTAGGGTACCCTCAAAGGCAACATCCTAA